In the Mycolicibacterium thermoresistibile genome, one interval contains:
- a CDS encoding phosphoketolase family protein — protein sequence MTVEPIDRRLSDDELDLIDAYWRAANYLSAGQIYLLDNPLLREPLRPDHIKPRLLGHWGTAPGLNLIYAHLNRIIRQRDLDVLYLTGPGHGGPALVANAYLDGTYSEIYSAVGQNTDGMRRLFRQFSFPGGIPSHVAAETPGSIHEGGELGYVLAHAYGAAFDNPDLVVACVIGDGEAETGPLATSWHSNKFLNPVTDGAVLPILHLNGYKIANPAVLARIPQDELEALLTGYGYRPITVASQEPEHDPADVHRQLAVALDEAFDAIAAIQRGARLDGERGRPLWPMLILRTPKGWTGPREVDGAKVEGTWRSHQVPLSETRSNPEHLAQLEAWLASYRPEELFGDDGALRADLQALAPAGDRRMSASPHANGGILLRDLDLPAFTDYAVRVDAPAVDTAEATRVLGTYLRDVIARNPDRFRLMGPDETASNRLSAAYETTGKTWLAQTGPDDESLAPDGRVMEVLSEHLCQGWLEGYLLTGRHGMFSCYEAFVHIVDSMLNQHAKWLFSSRELDWRRPIASLTYLLTSHVWRQDHNGASHQDPGFIDHVANKRPEVVRVYLPPDANTLLSVADHCLRSRHYVNVIVAGKQPGLTYLSMDDAIAHCARGLGIWEWAGSPGGRHVGEPDVVLACAGDIPTLETLAAADILRRELPALRVRVINVVDIMRLQPGTEHPHGLSDHEFDAMFTTDKPVIFAYHGYPWLIHRLAYRRANHPNIHVRGFKERGTTTTPFDMVMLNDLDRFHLVIDVIDRVEGLAVEAAGLRQRMVDARLAARAHTRRHGEDDPAISGWTWDHRGTSPSQDSFGDRSAR from the coding sequence GTGACCGTCGAACCCATCGACCGCCGTCTGTCCGATGACGAACTCGACCTGATCGACGCCTACTGGCGGGCCGCCAACTATCTGTCGGCCGGCCAGATCTATCTGCTGGACAATCCGCTCCTGCGGGAACCGCTGAGGCCCGACCACATCAAACCCCGGCTGCTCGGTCACTGGGGCACCGCACCGGGGCTGAACCTGATCTATGCCCACCTGAACCGGATCATCCGGCAGCGCGACCTCGACGTCCTCTATCTCACCGGGCCCGGCCACGGCGGTCCGGCCCTGGTCGCCAACGCCTACCTGGACGGCACCTACAGCGAGATCTATTCGGCCGTCGGGCAGAACACCGACGGGATGCGCAGACTGTTCCGGCAGTTCTCCTTTCCCGGCGGTATCCCCAGCCACGTCGCGGCCGAGACACCCGGCTCCATCCACGAGGGCGGCGAACTGGGCTATGTGCTGGCGCACGCGTACGGCGCCGCGTTCGACAACCCGGATCTGGTGGTGGCCTGTGTGATCGGCGACGGCGAGGCCGAGACCGGTCCGCTGGCGACCAGTTGGCACTCCAACAAGTTCCTCAACCCGGTGACCGACGGGGCGGTGTTGCCGATTCTGCATCTGAACGGCTACAAGATCGCCAATCCTGCTGTGCTGGCCCGAATTCCGCAGGACGAGCTGGAGGCGCTGCTCACCGGCTACGGTTACCGTCCCATCACCGTGGCCTCGCAGGAGCCGGAACACGACCCGGCCGATGTGCACCGACAGTTGGCTGTCGCGCTCGACGAGGCGTTCGACGCGATCGCCGCCATTCAGCGGGGAGCCAGGCTGGACGGGGAGCGCGGACGGCCGTTGTGGCCGATGCTGATCCTGCGCACCCCGAAGGGTTGGACCGGCCCGCGCGAGGTGGACGGCGCCAAGGTGGAGGGCACCTGGCGGTCACATCAGGTCCCGCTGTCCGAAACCCGTTCCAACCCCGAGCATCTGGCGCAACTGGAAGCCTGGCTTGCCAGCTACCGGCCCGAGGAGTTGTTCGGTGATGACGGGGCGCTGCGTGCCGACCTGCAGGCGCTCGCACCCGCCGGCGACCGCCGGATGAGCGCCAGCCCGCACGCCAACGGCGGAATCCTGTTGCGGGATCTGGACCTACCCGCATTCACCGACTACGCGGTGCGGGTCGACGCGCCGGCCGTCGACACCGCCGAGGCCACCCGGGTGCTGGGCACATATCTGCGCGATGTCATCGCCCGCAATCCGGACCGGTTCCGGCTGATGGGGCCCGACGAGACCGCGTCCAACCGGTTGTCGGCGGCGTACGAAACCACCGGCAAGACCTGGCTGGCGCAGACCGGACCGGACGACGAGTCGCTCGCACCCGACGGCCGTGTCATGGAGGTGCTCTCCGAACATCTGTGCCAGGGCTGGCTGGAGGGCTACCTGCTGACCGGCCGGCACGGGATGTTCTCCTGCTACGAGGCTTTCGTGCACATCGTCGACTCGATGCTCAACCAGCACGCGAAATGGTTGTTCAGCAGCCGCGAACTGGACTGGCGGCGGCCGATCGCCTCGCTGACCTATCTGCTCACCTCGCACGTGTGGCGGCAGGACCACAACGGCGCCTCCCATCAGGATCCCGGCTTCATCGACCACGTCGCCAACAAACGCCCCGAGGTGGTGCGGGTGTACCTGCCGCCGGACGCCAACACCTTGTTGTCGGTGGCCGACCACTGCCTGCGCAGCCGTCACTACGTCAACGTCATCGTCGCCGGGAAGCAGCCGGGCCTGACGTATCTGTCGATGGACGATGCGATCGCGCACTGTGCGCGCGGTCTGGGCATCTGGGAATGGGCCGGCAGCCCGGGTGGTCGACACGTCGGCGAACCCGATGTCGTGCTGGCCTGCGCCGGGGACATCCCGACCCTGGAAACGCTGGCCGCCGCCGACATCCTGCGCCGCGAACTGCCCGCCCTGCGGGTGCGGGTGATCAACGTGGTGGACATCATGCGACTGCAACCCGGCACCGAGCATCCGCACGGGCTGTCCGACCACGAGTTCGACGCGATGTTCACCACAGACAAGCCGGTGATCTTCGCCTATCACGGTTACCCGTGGCTGATCCACCGGTTGGCCTACCGCCGGGCCAACCACCCCAACATCCACGTGCGGGGGTTCAAGGAGCGCGGCACCACGACCACCCCGTTCGACATGGTGATGCTCAATGACCTGGATCGGTTCCACCTGGTCATCGATGTCATCGACCGCGTCGAGGGGCTGGCCGTCGAGGCGGCGGGGCTGCGTCAGCGGATGGTCGACGCCCGGCTGGCGGCCCGCGCCCACACCCGCCGCCACGGCGAGGACGACCCGGCGATCTCCGGATGGACGTGGGACCACCGCGGGACGTCGCCGTCGCAGGACTCGTTCGGCGATCGGTCGGCTCGATGA
- a CDS encoding acetyl-CoA acetyltransferase, which yields MTLDPRTPVLVGFGQVNQREENPAREPVDLMAAAARHAGDSRVLAAVDSVRIVNLLSWRYRDPGLLLAERIGAANAATRYTGIGGNVPQSLVNQACLDIQAGRAGVVLIAGAETWRTRSRLRARGARPDWTRQDDSVPVPPGADENVPMATPADIRIQLDRPSYVYPLFEQALRITAGEHPDAHRRRIGELWARFSAVAADNPHAWNRKALSAEQIWRPGPDNRMISWPYPKLMNSNNMVDQGAALILTSVQRARELRIPSERWVFPYAGTDAHDTYAIGERYRLDRSPAIRIAGRRVLELAGLGIDDFRFVDVYSCFPSAVQVAAIELGLPLDDPARPLTVTGGLTFAGGPWNNYVTHAIATMAERLIAAPGSRGLVTANGGYLTKHAFGVYSTEPPPVEFRWEDVQSEVDREPVRKVLVEWSGTGTVESWTTPFDRDGNPEKAFVAVRTPEDSRALAVIIDPSAAAVTVSEDVAGAPIRVHADGTATLG from the coding sequence ATGACCCTCGACCCGCGAACCCCGGTGCTGGTCGGCTTCGGCCAGGTCAACCAGCGCGAGGAGAACCCGGCGCGCGAACCGGTCGACCTGATGGCCGCGGCGGCGCGCCACGCCGGCGACTCCCGGGTGCTCGCCGCCGTCGATTCGGTGCGCATCGTGAACCTGCTGTCCTGGCGGTACCGGGACCCGGGTCTGCTGCTCGCCGAGCGCATCGGCGCGGCGAACGCCGCCACCCGCTACACCGGTATCGGCGGCAATGTGCCGCAGTCGCTGGTCAACCAGGCCTGCCTGGACATTCAGGCCGGCCGGGCCGGCGTCGTGCTGATCGCCGGCGCGGAGACCTGGCGCACCCGCAGCCGGCTGCGCGCCCGCGGGGCCCGTCCGGACTGGACCCGCCAGGACGACTCCGTTCCGGTGCCCCCGGGGGCGGACGAGAACGTTCCGATGGCGACCCCGGCGGACATCCGGATCCAGTTGGACCGACCGTCCTACGTCTATCCGCTCTTCGAACAGGCGCTGCGGATCACCGCGGGCGAGCACCCCGACGCGCACCGCCGGCGCATCGGCGAACTCTGGGCCCGGTTCAGCGCGGTGGCCGCGGACAACCCGCATGCCTGGAACCGGAAGGCGCTGTCCGCCGAGCAGATCTGGCGGCCCGGCCCGGACAACCGGATGATCAGCTGGCCCTACCCCAAACTGATGAACTCCAACAACATGGTCGATCAGGGTGCGGCGCTGATCCTGACCTCGGTACAGCGGGCCCGTGAACTTCGGATTCCCTCGGAGCGTTGGGTTTTCCCGTATGCGGGTACCGATGCCCACGACACCTACGCGATCGGTGAGCGGTACCGGCTGGACCGTTCACCGGCCATCCGGATCGCCGGGCGGCGGGTGCTGGAACTGGCCGGTTTGGGCATCGACGATTTCCGGTTCGTCGACGTCTACTCCTGTTTCCCGTCGGCCGTGCAGGTGGCCGCCATCGAGTTGGGGCTGCCGCTGGACGATCCGGCACGCCCGCTCACCGTCACCGGCGGGCTGACATTCGCCGGCGGCCCGTGGAACAACTACGTCACCCACGCGATCGCGACCATGGCCGAGCGGCTGATCGCGGCGCCGGGCAGCCGCGGGCTGGTCACCGCGAACGGCGGATATCTGACCAAGCACGCGTTCGGGGTGTACAGCACCGAACCGCCACCGGTTGAGTTCCGTTGGGAAGACGTGCAATCCGAGGTCGATCGGGAACCGGTGCGCAAGGTGCTGGTGGAGTGGTCGGGGACCGGGACGGTGGAGTCCTGGACCACGCCGTTCGATCGGGACGGCAATCCGGAGAAGGCCTTCGTCGCGGTGCGCACCCCCGAGGACAGCCGTGCACTGGCGGTCATCATCGACCCGTCCGCCGCCGCGGTCACCGTCAGCGAGGACGTCGCCGGCGCGCCGATCCGGGTGCACGCCGACGGCACGGCCACCCTGGGCTAG
- the lon gene encoding endopeptidase La, with translation MAEATTVPVLFSGDTIVLPGMVVPIELDDAARAAVDAARASESGKLLVAPRLDDRYPTHGALASILQVGHIGGSPAAVVRGEARAVIGAGTSGPGAALWVQVTEVTEPEPTDETRALAAEYKSLLMAILQRREAWQIVDYVNQLTDPSALADTAGYAAYLTQVQKRQLLETVDVDERLRLLIDWTGKHLAEVEVSDKIAEDVRTGMEKQQREFLLRQQLNAIRKELGEEDGPGSAEDYRARIESADLPEKVREAALREVGKLEKASEQSPEGGWIRTWLDTVLELPWNVRTEDSTDLRAAREILDADHHGLEDVKDRIVEYLAVRARRAERGLHVVGGRGSGAVMVLVGPPGVGKTSLGESVARALGRRFVRVALGGVRDEAEIRGHRRTYVGALPGRIVRAIGEAGSMNPVVLLDEIDKVGSDFRGDPAAALLEVLDPAQNHTFRDHYLDLELDLSDVVFLATANVVENIPPALLDRMELIEIDGYTEDDKIAIARDYLLPRQLERTALTAEEVTVTEAALRKIAADYTREPGVRQFERLLAKVLRKVATKLADGAGAPLVVDEPDLVEYLGRPRFTPETAERTAVPGVATGLAVTGMGGDVLYVEATATDGEPDLQLTGQLGDVMKESAQIALSYVRAHAGELGVDPKALDRRIHLHVPAGAVPKDGPSAGVTMVTALVSMATGRRVRPDVGMTGEVTLNGRVLPIGGVKQKLLAAQRHGLTTVFLPQRNEPDLDDVPGDVLDSLQVRLVTDVADIVSEALMPVPASPEAAEPEVAGSAAA, from the coding sequence ATGGCAGAAGCCACGACAGTGCCGGTGCTGTTCTCCGGCGACACGATCGTGCTGCCGGGGATGGTGGTGCCGATCGAGCTCGACGACGCCGCCCGCGCCGCGGTCGATGCCGCGCGGGCCAGCGAGTCGGGCAAGCTGCTGGTCGCGCCGCGCCTTGACGACCGGTACCCGACACATGGGGCATTGGCGTCGATTCTGCAGGTCGGGCACATCGGTGGCAGCCCTGCGGCGGTGGTGCGCGGCGAGGCCCGCGCCGTCATCGGCGCCGGCACCAGCGGGCCCGGCGCTGCGTTGTGGGTTCAGGTCACCGAGGTGACCGAACCCGAACCCACCGACGAGACGCGCGCGCTGGCTGCCGAGTACAAATCGCTGCTGATGGCGATCCTGCAGCGGCGCGAGGCCTGGCAGATCGTCGACTATGTCAATCAACTGACCGACCCGTCGGCGCTGGCCGACACGGCCGGCTACGCCGCGTATCTGACCCAGGTGCAGAAGCGGCAGCTGCTCGAGACCGTCGACGTCGACGAGCGGCTGCGGCTGCTGATCGACTGGACCGGTAAGCATCTGGCCGAGGTCGAGGTCAGCGACAAGATCGCCGAGGACGTGCGGACCGGGATGGAGAAGCAGCAGCGGGAGTTCCTGCTGCGTCAGCAGCTCAACGCCATCCGCAAGGAACTCGGTGAGGAGGACGGGCCGGGCTCGGCGGAGGACTACCGCGCCCGGATCGAGTCCGCCGATCTGCCGGAGAAGGTGCGGGAAGCGGCGCTGCGGGAGGTCGGCAAGCTGGAGAAGGCCAGCGAGCAGAGCCCGGAGGGCGGGTGGATCCGCACCTGGCTGGACACCGTGCTGGAGCTGCCGTGGAATGTCCGCACCGAGGACTCCACCGATCTGCGGGCGGCCCGGGAGATCCTCGACGCCGACCATCACGGCCTGGAGGACGTCAAGGACCGCATCGTCGAGTACCTGGCGGTCCGGGCGCGCCGGGCCGAACGCGGCCTGCACGTGGTCGGGGGCCGCGGTTCGGGTGCGGTCATGGTGCTCGTCGGTCCGCCCGGGGTCGGTAAGACGTCGCTGGGCGAGAGCGTGGCGCGGGCACTGGGCCGGAGGTTCGTGCGCGTCGCCTTGGGCGGTGTGCGCGACGAGGCCGAGATCCGCGGCCACCGGCGCACCTATGTCGGCGCTCTGCCCGGCCGGATCGTGCGCGCCATCGGCGAGGCCGGGTCGATGAACCCGGTGGTGCTGCTGGACGAGATCGACAAGGTCGGCTCGGACTTCCGGGGCGATCCGGCGGCCGCACTGCTGGAGGTGCTCGACCCGGCGCAGAACCACACGTTCCGGGACCACTATCTGGACCTGGAGCTGGACCTGTCCGATGTGGTGTTCCTGGCCACTGCCAACGTGGTCGAGAACATCCCGCCGGCCCTGCTGGACCGGATGGAGCTCATCGAGATCGACGGGTACACCGAGGATGACAAGATCGCGATCGCCCGCGACTACCTGCTACCGCGGCAGCTGGAGCGCACCGCGTTGACCGCCGAAGAGGTCACGGTGACCGAGGCGGCGCTGCGCAAGATCGCCGCCGACTACACCCGGGAGCCCGGTGTGCGGCAGTTCGAGCGGCTGCTGGCGAAGGTGTTGCGCAAGGTCGCCACCAAACTGGCCGACGGCGCCGGCGCACCGCTGGTGGTCGACGAGCCGGATCTGGTCGAGTATCTGGGTCGGCCGCGGTTCACACCGGAGACCGCCGAACGCACGGCGGTGCCCGGGGTGGCCACCGGGCTGGCGGTGACCGGGATGGGCGGCGATGTGCTCTACGTCGAGGCGACCGCCACCGACGGGGAGCCGGACCTGCAGTTGACCGGTCAGCTGGGCGACGTGATGAAGGAGTCGGCGCAGATCGCGCTGTCCTACGTGCGCGCCCACGCCGGGGAACTGGGTGTCGACCCCAAGGCCCTCGACCGGCGCATCCACCTGCACGTGCCGGCCGGCGCGGTGCCGAAGGACGGCCCGTCGGCGGGTGTGACGATGGTGACCGCGCTGGTCTCGATGGCGACCGGCCGGCGGGTGCGCCCGGATGTCGGAATGACCGGTGAGGTCACCCTGAACGGTCGGGTGTTGCCCATCGGCGGGGTCAAGCAGAAACTGCTGGCCGCCCAACGGCACGGCCTGACAACGGTTTTCCTGCCGCAGCGCAACGAACCGGATCTCGACGACGTGCCGGGCGACGTGCTCGACTCGCTGCAGGTGCGGTTGGTCACCGACGTCGCCGACATCGTCTCCGAGGCGTTGATGCCGGTGCCGGCCTCGCCGGAGGCCGCCGAACCGGAGGTGGCCGGTTCGGCGGCTGCCTGA
- a CDS encoding CaiB/BaiF CoA-transferase family protein — protein MPPADDSAVNIRTSIRTQLPLARVRVLDVGTVASDGVSRLLADLGADVLKVTAPGGGPGSAAQPTVAGFRVGAAVDNANKRTAVLDPGDPADRARFHDLVATADILVDGGIPGGAAAFGASCAECAEQHRHLVALQVSDFGATGPRASWQATDQVLYALSTALSRSGPTTGRPVLPPDGIASATAVAQAAWAALAAYFHRLRHGTGDYIDASRLEAVVQALDPPFGSQGQAAAGRRNTADLWRGRPRNQDIYPIFACRDGYVRICLLSPRQWHGMRAWLGEPPRFSGPEFDSIAARYAAGRELNAAIAELFADQTMAELVAEGQRRGVPIAAVSTPTEALTCEHFQATGALTEMDLGPGVRVAVPTGPFVVDGRRAGLRTPAVPDSAADWITPGEPASRSPAGTATATPGAGAYPFSGLRILDLGVIVAGGELSRLFGDLGAEVIKIESAAYPDGLRQAPPGMAMSKSWALTHRNHLSLGLDLRHPEGADLFARLVASADAVFANFKPGTLASLGFSYDRLRELNPRIVLAESSAFGATGPWSGRMGYGPLVRAAIGVTRLWTTSGTGDDGVGSGRFFDATTVFPDHLAARVTALAALAALIAREHGRSGAHVHISQAEAAVHALAPTYVLEAARSAGLPVADSPAVHGVYPCAGDDEWCVISLRGDDDRDRLAALIGAPLPTDRAELDAAISAWTAGQDNLAVAEACQQAGVPAAPMLRAVDVPADPQIVHRGVFTDMEHPLFDEPMPSETRPARYRRIPSAPLRPAPTAGEHTREVCQKVLGLEAVHIDRLLADGVLFTAAPSTGRDGS, from the coding sequence ATGCCGCCGGCCGACGACAGCGCAGTGAACATCCGGACGAGCATCCGGACGCAGTTGCCCCTGGCGCGGGTCCGGGTCCTGGACGTGGGGACCGTGGCCTCCGACGGGGTGTCGCGGTTGCTGGCCGATCTGGGTGCCGATGTGCTGAAGGTGACCGCGCCCGGCGGCGGTCCCGGCTCCGCCGCCCAACCCACGGTCGCCGGGTTCCGGGTCGGCGCCGCGGTCGACAACGCCAACAAACGCACCGCGGTCCTCGATCCGGGCGATCCGGCCGACCGCGCTCGGTTCCACGACCTGGTCGCCACCGCCGACATCCTGGTCGACGGGGGGATACCCGGCGGTGCCGCCGCCTTCGGCGCCTCCTGCGCCGAGTGCGCCGAACAGCACCGCCACCTGGTCGCCCTGCAGGTCAGCGACTTCGGCGCGACCGGACCGCGGGCGTCGTGGCAGGCCACCGACCAGGTGCTGTATGCGCTGTCGACGGCGTTGTCCCGGTCCGGTCCGACCACCGGCCGACCGGTGCTCCCGCCGGACGGCATCGCCTCGGCGACGGCGGTCGCCCAGGCGGCGTGGGCGGCGCTGGCGGCCTACTTCCACCGGTTGCGGCACGGCACCGGTGACTACATCGACGCCTCCCGGCTGGAAGCGGTGGTGCAGGCCCTCGACCCGCCGTTCGGGTCGCAGGGTCAGGCCGCGGCGGGCCGCAGGAACACCGCCGATCTGTGGCGTGGCCGGCCCCGCAACCAGGACATCTACCCGATCTTCGCGTGCCGGGACGGATATGTCCGGATCTGCCTGCTCTCGCCCCGGCAGTGGCACGGGATGCGGGCCTGGCTGGGGGAGCCGCCCCGGTTCAGCGGCCCCGAGTTCGACTCCATCGCCGCGCGGTACGCGGCGGGACGTGAGCTCAACGCCGCCATCGCCGAACTCTTCGCCGATCAGACCATGGCCGAGCTGGTCGCCGAGGGACAGCGGCGGGGTGTGCCGATCGCCGCGGTGTCGACCCCCACCGAAGCACTCACCTGCGAGCACTTCCAGGCCACCGGCGCGCTGACCGAGATGGACCTGGGCCCGGGCGTGCGGGTCGCCGTGCCGACGGGGCCGTTCGTCGTCGACGGCCGGCGCGCCGGTCTGCGCACCCCGGCCGTCCCGGATTCGGCGGCGGACTGGATCACGCCGGGGGAGCCCGCGTCGCGTTCGCCCGCCGGGACTGCGACCGCCACCCCGGGAGCGGGCGCCTATCCGTTCTCCGGGCTGCGCATCCTCGACCTCGGGGTGATCGTGGCCGGTGGCGAGCTGTCGCGGCTGTTCGGCGACCTGGGCGCCGAAGTGATCAAGATCGAGAGCGCGGCTTACCCGGACGGTCTGCGGCAGGCGCCGCCCGGGATGGCCATGAGCAAGTCGTGGGCGCTGACGCACCGCAATCACCTCAGCCTCGGTCTGGATCTGCGCCACCCGGAGGGCGCCGACCTGTTCGCCCGGCTGGTGGCGTCCGCGGATGCGGTGTTCGCCAACTTCAAGCCGGGAACCCTGGCCTCCCTCGGGTTCTCCTACGACCGGCTGCGGGAACTGAACCCCCGCATCGTGCTGGCGGAGAGCAGCGCGTTCGGCGCCACCGGCCCGTGGAGCGGGCGGATGGGATACGGACCGCTGGTGCGCGCGGCGATCGGGGTGACCCGGTTGTGGACCACCTCCGGCACCGGTGACGACGGCGTCGGCAGCGGCCGATTCTTCGACGCCACAACGGTGTTCCCGGACCATCTGGCCGCGCGGGTGACCGCTCTGGCGGCGCTCGCCGCGCTGATCGCCCGGGAGCACGGCCGGTCCGGGGCGCACGTGCACATCTCCCAGGCCGAGGCGGCGGTGCACGCCCTGGCCCCGACGTATGTGCTCGAGGCCGCCCGCAGCGCCGGCCTTCCGGTCGCCGATTCCCCTGCGGTGCACGGGGTGTACCCGTGCGCCGGCGACGACGAGTGGTGCGTGATATCGCTGCGCGGCGACGACGACCGTGACCGCCTCGCCGCGCTGATCGGCGCGCCGCTGCCCACCGACCGCGCCGAACTGGACGCCGCGATCTCGGCCTGGACCGCCGGGCAGGACAATCTCGCCGTCGCGGAGGCATGTCAGCAGGCGGGTGTCCCGGCCGCGCCGATGCTGCGAGCGGTCGACGTGCCGGCCGACCCGCAGATCGTGCACCGCGGGGTGTTCACCGACATGGAACACCCGCTGTTCGATGAGCCCATGCCGTCCGAGACCCGGCCGGCGCGGTATCGCCGGATTCCGTCGGCCCCGCTGCGGCCCGCGCCGACGGCCGGTGAGCACACCCGGGAGGTGTGCCAGAAGGTGCTGGGCCTGGAGGCGGTCCACATCGACCGCCTGCTCGCCGACGGTGTGCTGTTCACTGCGGCGCCGTCGACCGGACGGGACGGGTCATGA
- a CDS encoding zinc-binding alcohol dehydrogenase family protein — translation MSAWRVREPGPMRTRPLEWVRTPVPEPGPGELLVAVRACGVCRTDLHVAEGDLPVHRPGVTPGHEVVGEVVATADGTDFRVGDRVGIAWLRHTCGQCRYCRRGQENLCPESRYTGWDADGGYAEFATVPAAYAHRLPAGYSDAELAPLLCAGIIGYRALRRAELPPGGRLGIYGFGGSAHLTAQVALAQGAEVHVMTRGAQARELALALGAASAQGAADPPPVPLDAAILFAPVGHLVLPALEALDRGGTLSIAGIHLTDIPTLDYQRHLFQERQVRSVTANTRDDARAFLDFAAQHRIEVTTPEYPLDRADDALTDLSEGRIAGAAVLRV, via the coding sequence ATGTCGGCCTGGCGGGTCCGCGAGCCCGGCCCCATGCGCACCCGCCCGCTGGAATGGGTCCGCACCCCGGTCCCGGAACCGGGCCCGGGCGAGTTGTTGGTCGCGGTGCGCGCCTGCGGGGTGTGCCGCACCGATCTTCATGTGGCAGAGGGGGACCTGCCGGTGCACCGGCCCGGTGTGACGCCCGGCCACGAGGTGGTGGGCGAGGTGGTCGCCACGGCCGACGGCACGGATTTCCGGGTGGGCGACCGGGTCGGCATCGCCTGGCTGCGGCACACCTGCGGGCAGTGCCGGTACTGCCGGCGCGGGCAGGAGAATCTGTGCCCCGAGTCGCGTTACACCGGCTGGGACGCCGACGGCGGCTACGCCGAGTTCGCCACCGTCCCCGCCGCGTACGCCCACCGGCTGCCGGCGGGTTACTCCGACGCCGAGCTGGCGCCGCTGCTGTGCGCCGGGATAATCGGCTACCGTGCGCTGCGCCGCGCCGAGCTGCCTCCGGGCGGGCGGCTGGGCATCTACGGTTTCGGCGGCAGCGCCCATCTGACCGCGCAGGTCGCGCTGGCCCAGGGCGCGGAGGTGCATGTCATGACCCGCGGCGCCCAGGCCCGGGAACTCGCACTGGCCCTGGGTGCGGCCTCGGCGCAGGGCGCCGCGGATCCACCGCCGGTGCCGCTGGATGCGGCGATCCTGTTCGCACCGGTGGGTCATCTGGTGCTGCCCGCGCTCGAGGCGCTGGACCGCGGTGGCACCCTGTCGATCGCCGGCATCCACCTGACCGACATTCCGACGCTCGACTATCAGCGCCACCTCTTCCAGGAGCGGCAGGTCCGCTCGGTGACGGCCAACACCCGCGACGACGCCCGGGCGTTCCTCGACTTCGCCGCACAACACCGCATCGAGGTGACCACACCGGAGTATCCGCTGGACCGCGCCGACGATGCGCTGACCGATCTGAGCGAGGGCCGCATCGCCGGGGCCGCGGTGCTGCGGGTCTGA
- a CDS encoding CDGP domain-containing protein: MRVRTALAASALLTACSVGTIGLVTAAPAQAGCQGGWTPWGGGTTCDGPIAADGTFERCVTAGALGFGGTNCFLLNINNMEGQIPYVGP; the protein is encoded by the coding sequence ATGAGAGTACGCACCGCACTCGCCGCAAGCGCCTTACTGACCGCATGCAGTGTCGGAACCATCGGGTTGGTCACCGCGGCACCGGCACAGGCCGGATGTCAGGGCGGCTGGACCCCTTGGGGCGGCGGCACCACCTGCGACGGCCCGATCGCGGCCGACGGCACCTTCGAACGCTGTGTCACCGCCGGGGCTCTGGGATTCGGCGGGACCAACTGCTTCCTGCTGAACATCAACAACATGGAAGGCCAGATCCCCTACGTGGGTCCCTGA
- a CDS encoding CPBP family intramembrane glutamic endopeptidase, translating to MSDAAVAPPPSAVVAQLAALSRFRTYVDVAVVVVVLAICNLIAHFTTPWASVATVPAVAVGLVLLVRSRGLGWAELGLSREHWRSGAGYAAAAVALVLSVIAIGALLPWTRPMFLNNNYATISGALIASMVIIPLQTVIPEELAFRGVLHGALSRAWGFRGVAAAGSLLFGLWHVATSLGLTSSNVGFTRLFGGGVLGTVAGVVLAVIATAVAGFVFDWLRRRSGSLLAPIALHWSLNGMGALAAALVWHLST from the coding sequence ATGTCCGACGCTGCCGTCGCACCACCCCCATCCGCGGTGGTCGCCCAACTGGCGGCGCTGTCGCGTTTCCGCACCTACGTCGACGTGGCCGTCGTCGTGGTGGTGCTGGCGATCTGCAACCTCATCGCCCACTTCACCACCCCGTGGGCGAGCGTCGCGACCGTACCCGCCGTCGCGGTGGGCCTGGTGCTGCTGGTGCGGTCCCGGGGGCTGGGCTGGGCGGAACTGGGGCTCAGCCGGGAGCACTGGCGGTCCGGCGCCGGTTATGCGGCCGCCGCCGTCGCCCTGGTGCTGTCGGTGATCGCGATCGGCGCGCTGCTGCCGTGGACCCGGCCGATGTTCCTGAACAACAACTACGCCACGATCTCCGGCGCGCTGATCGCGTCGATGGTGATCATCCCGCTGCAGACCGTGATCCCCGAGGAGCTGGCGTTTCGCGGGGTGCTGCACGGTGCGCTGAGCCGGGCATGGGGTTTCCGCGGGGTGGCGGCCGCCGGCTCACTGCTGTTCGGGCTCTGGCACGTGGCCACCTCGCTCGGTCTGACCAGCAGCAACGTCGGCTTCACCCGGCTGTTCGGCGGCGGTGTGCTGGGCACCGTGGCCGGAGTGGTGTTGGCGGTGATCGCCACCGCCGTCGCCGGCTTCGTCTTCGACTGGCTGCGGCGCCGCAGCGGCAGTCTGCTGGCCCCGATCGCGCTGCACTGGTCCCTGAACGGGATGGGCGCACTGGCGGCCGCGCTGGTGTGGCACCTGTCCACCTGA